In bacterium, a single window of DNA contains:
- a CDS encoding putative anti-sigma factor antagonist produces the protein MNFRLETTVDAGIPVIRVHGMLDFASVARMEESVSQVLTAYQPPNLVIDLTASPMIDSAGLGVLVKTFKSVQERGGAMKIAGVNEKVAKLLGVTHLTGLFEMYPNAAEGVASFPRP, from the coding sequence GTGAACTTCAGGCTCGAGACGACAGTGGATGCGGGGATCCCCGTGATCCGGGTCCATGGGATGCTGGATTTTGCATCGGTCGCCCGGATGGAAGAGTCAGTGTCGCAGGTCCTGACCGCGTATCAGCCCCCCAATCTGGTCATCGACCTCACCGCCAGCCCCATGATCGACTCCGCCGGACTCGGGGTCCTGGTCAAGACGTTTAAGTCGGTGCAGGAACGGGGCGGCGCGATGAAAATCGCCGGCGTCAATGAAAAGGTTGCCAAGCTCCTCGGCGTCACCCACCTGACTGGTCTTTTCGAGATGTACCCCAACGCGGCCGAAGGGGTCGCCTCGTTCCCCCGGCCATAG
- the flgG_2 gene encoding Flagellar basal-body rod protein FlgG — MLRGLYLSGGALAQQSQALDVVSANLANLNTNGFKADRARSAPFSDVLLGRVNESREGIIGRYHRTSAITDTEYINWQQGTLEATGNPLDLALRGPGFFVVEHTEDAVAYTRDGSFTVNASRELVTAEGRRVLDTNNQPIVVPQGSAIGIDSAGQLTVDNLPVATLQRVNFTDLQELEKLGQSLFRDTGTAGPVPTAGNTSVEQGFLERSNVSALGAIAELTTILRSFEASQKVVTMLDETLRQAAADLGRVGG, encoded by the coding sequence ATGCTTCGGGGGCTCTATCTGAGTGGAGGAGCGCTGGCGCAGCAGTCGCAAGCGCTGGATGTCGTGAGCGCGAATCTCGCGAATCTCAACACCAACGGTTTCAAAGCAGACCGTGCACGTTCGGCCCCTTTTAGCGATGTGCTGCTGGGACGGGTCAATGAATCCCGGGAGGGGATCATCGGGCGGTACCACCGGACCAGCGCCATCACCGACACCGAATACATCAACTGGCAGCAGGGAACCCTGGAAGCCACCGGCAATCCGCTGGACCTCGCCCTGCGGGGGCCAGGGTTCTTCGTCGTGGAGCACACAGAAGACGCGGTGGCCTATACCCGGGATGGATCCTTCACGGTCAATGCCAGTCGGGAACTGGTGACCGCTGAGGGACGTCGGGTGCTGGATACGAATAACCAGCCCATTGTGGTGCCGCAGGGCAGTGCGATCGGGATTGATTCCGCCGGGCAACTGACGGTCGATAACCTGCCAGTGGCGACTCTCCAGCGGGTCAATTTCACCGACCTCCAGGAGCTGGAAAAGCTGGGACAGAGCCTCTTTCGCGACACCGGCACCGCTGGTCCGGTCCCGACCGCCGGTAATACCTCTGTGGAGCAGGGATTCCTCGAGCGGAGTAACGTTTCCGCCCTCGGTGCCATTGCCGAGCTCACCACGATTCTGCGCAGCTTCGAGGCGAGTCAGAAAGTCGTGACGATGCTCGATGAGACCCTGCGCCAGGCGGCGGCTGATCTCGGACGGGTCGGCGGGTAG
- the pseB gene encoding UDP-N-acetylglucosamine 4,6-dehydratase (inverting) yields the protein MPHAQSYCDTFRGKTILVTGGTGSIGREIVQQVLACEPAAVRILSRNENNQFAMWQQLQHHPNVRFLLGDIRDKDRLVRAVEGVQVVFHAAALKHVPLCEYNPFEAVKTNVLGTQHLIEAALDHDVERLIAINTDKSVSPINTMGATKLLAEKLVAAATLYKGPHPTICANVRFGNVIGSNGSVLPLFVEQTRRGGPLTVTDAGMVRFFMTIPQAVSLVLDAAVQAQGGETFILKMPVMRVMDLARAVLDLLAPGMDIPIVTTGIRPGEKLHEELMTPEEALVAEEADQMYIVRPWGVPGATGTPVPLSTQQLPPMTIPEIREYLVRHRLIEPVRTVRVA from the coding sequence ATGCCCCACGCACAGTCGTACTGCGACACCTTTCGCGGCAAAACTATCCTCGTCACCGGGGGCACCGGGTCCATCGGACGGGAGATCGTGCAGCAGGTCCTGGCCTGCGAGCCAGCGGCGGTCCGGATTCTGTCGCGCAACGAAAACAACCAGTTCGCGATGTGGCAGCAGCTGCAGCACCATCCCAATGTCCGGTTCCTGTTGGGCGACATCCGGGACAAGGATCGACTGGTGCGGGCAGTGGAGGGAGTCCAGGTGGTGTTCCATGCCGCCGCTCTGAAGCATGTACCGCTGTGCGAGTACAACCCCTTCGAGGCGGTCAAGACCAATGTCCTGGGGACCCAGCACCTGATCGAGGCGGCCCTGGACCATGACGTGGAGCGGCTGATCGCGATCAATACCGACAAGTCGGTGTCGCCCATCAATACGATGGGAGCGACCAAGCTCCTGGCGGAAAAGCTGGTGGCTGCTGCGACTCTCTACAAGGGCCCCCATCCCACTATCTGCGCCAATGTCCGTTTCGGCAATGTCATTGGCTCCAACGGCAGTGTTCTCCCTCTGTTTGTTGAGCAGACACGTCGCGGCGGCCCCCTGACAGTGACCGATGCCGGGATGGTCCGATTTTTCATGACGATTCCCCAGGCCGTGAGTCTGGTGCTGGATGCCGCCGTCCAGGCGCAGGGGGGGGAGACCTTTATCCTCAAGATGCCGGTCATGCGGGTGATGGACCTGGCCCGGGCGGTCCTCGACCTCCTCGCGCCAGGCATGGACATTCCCATCGTCACCACCGGGATCCGTCCCGGCGAAAAGCTCCACGAAGAGCTGATGACCCCGGAAGAAGCCCTGGTGGCCGAGGAAGCCGACCAGATGTACATCGTGCGTCCCTGGGGCGTTCCGGGGGCTACAGGGACTCCGGTGCCCCTCTCGACCCAGCAACTCCCTCCCATGACCATCCCTGAAATCCGGGAATATCTGGTCCGGCACCGCCTCATCGAGCCTGTCCGGACTGTCCGAGTGGCATAA